A single genomic interval of Camelina sativa cultivar DH55 chromosome 11, Cs, whole genome shotgun sequence harbors:
- the LOC104721045 gene encoding transcription factor SPATULA-like isoform X2 — protein sequence MGDKKLISSSSSSSSIYDTRNHHHQPPPSSSSDEISLFLRHIFDRSSPNLPSYYSPATTATTMIGVHGDPHADNSRCFVSDAAAAALMSSKRVGDFSEVLVGGSSAVGSASTAACFGFNNSNAQGNSSGTTRVSSSSVGASGNETDEYDCESEEGGEAVVDEAPSSKSGGPPSRSSSKRCRAAEVHNLSEKRRRSRINEKMKALQSLIPNSNKTDKASMLDEAIEYLKQLQLQVQMLTMRNGINLHPLCLPGTTLHPLQLSQIRPPEATNDPMLNHTNQFASTSNAPEMINTVASSYALEPSIRSHFGPFPLLTPPVEMNREGGLTHQRLNIGHSNTNLTRHLCILQGNKLCLTDNNLT from the exons atgGGAGATAAGAAATtgatttcgtcttcttcttcttcttcctcgatttACGATACtcgtaatcatcatcatcaacctccaccgtcttcttcttccgacgaaatctctctgtttctccgGCATATTTTCGACCGTTCTTCTCCTAATTTACCTTCTTACTATTCTCCGGCGACGACGGCTACGACGATGATCGGTGTTCACGGTGACCCGCATGCAGATAACTCGAGATGTTTCGTTTctgatgctgctgctgctgcgcTCATGTCGTCGAAGCGCGTTGGTGATTTCTCTGAGGTTTTAGTCGGTGGAAGCTCAGCCGTTGGATCAGCTTCTACCGCCGCGTGTTTCGGTTTCAATAACAGCAACGCTCAAGGAAACAGCTCTGGGACTACTAGAGTATCGTCTTCTTCTGTTGGAGCTAGTGGGAATGAGACAGATGAGTATGACTGCGAAAGCGag GAAGGAGGAGAAGCTGTGGTTGATGAAGCTCCTTCTTCCAAGTCAGGAGGTCCTCCTTCGCGTAGTTCATCTAAGAGATGCAGAGCTGCTGAAGTTCATAATCTTTctgagaag AGGAGGAGAAGTAGAATCAATGAAAAAATGAAAGCTTTACAGAGTCTCATCCCAAATTCAAATAAG ACGGATAAGGCTTCAATGCTTGATGAAGCTATAGAGTATCTGAAACAGCTTCAGCTCCAAGTTCAG ATGTTGACAATGAGAAATGGAATAAACTTGCATCCTTTGTGCTTACCTGGAACTACATTACACCCATTGCAACTCTCTCAGATTCGACCCCCAGAAGCGACCAATGATCCTATGCTTAATCACACCAATCAGTTTGCTTCGACTTCTAATGCACCGGAAATGATCAATACCGTGGCTTCTTCATACGCTTTGGAACCTTCCATTCGCAGTCACTTTGGACCTTTCCCTCTCCTTACTCCACCTGTG GAGATGAATCGAGAAGGCGGGTTAACTCATCAAAGGTTGAACATTGGTCATTCCAACACAAACTTAAC GCGGCATTTGTGTATTTTGCAGGGGAACAAGCTGTGTTTGACGGACAACAACCTGACCTAA
- the LOC104721045 gene encoding transcription factor SPATULA-like isoform X1 → MGDKKLISSSSSSSSIYDTRNHHHQPPPSSSSDEISLFLRHIFDRSSPNLPSYYSPATTATTMIGVHGDPHADNSRCFVSDAAAAALMSSKRVGDFSEVLVGGSSAVGSASTAACFGFNNSNAQGNSSGTTRVSSSSVGASGNETDEYDCESEEGGEAVVDEAPSSKSGGPPSRSSSKRCRAAEVHNLSEKRRRSRINEKMKALQSLIPNSNKTDKASMLDEAIEYLKQLQLQVQMLTMRNGINLHPLCLPGTTLHPLQLSQIRPPEATNDPMLNHTNQFASTSNAPEMINTVASSYALEPSIRSHFGPFPLLTPPVEMNREGGLTHQRLNIGHSNTNLTGEQAVFDGQQPDLKDRLT, encoded by the exons atgGGAGATAAGAAATtgatttcgtcttcttcttcttcttcctcgatttACGATACtcgtaatcatcatcatcaacctccaccgtcttcttcttccgacgaaatctctctgtttctccgGCATATTTTCGACCGTTCTTCTCCTAATTTACCTTCTTACTATTCTCCGGCGACGACGGCTACGACGATGATCGGTGTTCACGGTGACCCGCATGCAGATAACTCGAGATGTTTCGTTTctgatgctgctgctgctgcgcTCATGTCGTCGAAGCGCGTTGGTGATTTCTCTGAGGTTTTAGTCGGTGGAAGCTCAGCCGTTGGATCAGCTTCTACCGCCGCGTGTTTCGGTTTCAATAACAGCAACGCTCAAGGAAACAGCTCTGGGACTACTAGAGTATCGTCTTCTTCTGTTGGAGCTAGTGGGAATGAGACAGATGAGTATGACTGCGAAAGCGag GAAGGAGGAGAAGCTGTGGTTGATGAAGCTCCTTCTTCCAAGTCAGGAGGTCCTCCTTCGCGTAGTTCATCTAAGAGATGCAGAGCTGCTGAAGTTCATAATCTTTctgagaag AGGAGGAGAAGTAGAATCAATGAAAAAATGAAAGCTTTACAGAGTCTCATCCCAAATTCAAATAAG ACGGATAAGGCTTCAATGCTTGATGAAGCTATAGAGTATCTGAAACAGCTTCAGCTCCAAGTTCAG ATGTTGACAATGAGAAATGGAATAAACTTGCATCCTTTGTGCTTACCTGGAACTACATTACACCCATTGCAACTCTCTCAGATTCGACCCCCAGAAGCGACCAATGATCCTATGCTTAATCACACCAATCAGTTTGCTTCGACTTCTAATGCACCGGAAATGATCAATACCGTGGCTTCTTCATACGCTTTGGAACCTTCCATTCGCAGTCACTTTGGACCTTTCCCTCTCCTTACTCCACCTGTG GAGATGAATCGAGAAGGCGGGTTAACTCATCAAAGGTTGAACATTGGTCATTCCAACACAAACTTAACGG GGGAACAAGCTGTGTTTGACGGACAACAACCTGACCTAAAAGATCGACTTACCTGA